In the genome of Zobellia nedashkovskayae, the window AAAAGAAGACCATAGACCACGAAAAGGCCGTATTAATAGGTATTATAAACCGTGAACAGAACGAGAACAAAGTTACCGAGTATCTTGATGAGCTTGAGTTTTTGACCTACACCGCAGGTGGAGAGGTTTTGAAGCGTTTTGTGCAAAGAATGGATGTTCCCAACCCAAAGACACTTATTGGTTCCGGTAAGATGGAAGAAGTGGAAACATTCGTTAGAGCTAACGACATAGGATCCGTAATTTTTGATGATGAACTGACGCCCGCTCAACAACGAAATATAGAAAAGATCTTACGTTGCAAAATCGTTGACCGTACTAGCCTTATTTTGGACATTTTTGCCCAACGCGCGCAGACGAGCTACGCTAGAACGCAAGTAGAATTGGCTCAATATGAATATTTACTGCCTCGCCTAACCGGACTTTGGACTCACCTTGAACGCCAACGTGGTGGTATTGGTATGCGCGGACCAGGGGAAACAGAAATTGAAACGGATAGGCGAATTGTACGTGACCGTATTTCTCTATTAAAAAAGAAATTACTTAAAATAGATAGGCAAATGGAGACCCAACGTGGTAACCGTGGTGCTTTGGTACGTGTAGCTTTGGTAGGATATACCAATGTGGGCAAGTCTACTTTAATGAACGTGATTAGTAAAAGTGAGGTATTTGCCGAGAACAAGTTGTTTGCAACACTAGACACAACGGTGCGTAAAGTTGTAATAGGGAATTTACCTTTTCTATTAAGTGACACTGTTGGATTTATCCGTAAACTGCCTACTCAGCTAGTAGAAAGCTTTAAAAGTACTTTGGATGAAGTCCGCGAAGCAGATTTGTTGCTTCATGTAGTTGATATTTCGCACCCTCAGTTTGAAGAGCATATAGAATCTGTAAATAAGATTTTAGGTGAAATAGATAGTGCCGATAAGAACACTATTATGGTATTCAATAAAATTGACAAATACGAACATGCTGAAATAGACGATGATGATTTGACAACCGAAAGAACCGGAAGGCATTTTACCATTGCAGATTGGAAACAGACTTGGATGCAACGTGTGGGAGACAGAGCACTCTTTATATCGGCATTGAATAAAGAAAACTTAGATGAATTTAGAAAAAGGGTTTATGACGAAGTTAGGGATATTCATGTAACTCGCTTTCCGTACAATAATTTTCTATACCCAGAAAATTTAGACGAGTACTAGCTAATTTTTTGATTTGAACTTACCGTTCATCGGAGATACCGGACGACTTGTATTTTTCACAACAGACTTGGCTAGATTCACAACAATAATTTAGACAGGCAAGTAAACCAACGTAAGTTTACAGTGTAATTAAGTGATAGCAATGACCCCAAATCGAATCTTGAACTTAACCGAAACAAGTAATGAACCCAAACCCATTGCTTGACTAAAAAAATAATACCAAATTGACCAAACCTACTTGATAAAAAAACCCTCTTACCAGAGGGTTTTTTTATGCTCTGTATTTTCTGAAACATACTTTTTACTAGCTCTCATAAACCGTTCATCGGAGATACCGCACCACTGGTATTTTTCACAACAGACTTGGCTAGATTCACAACAATAATTTAGATAGAGCAGTAAACGAGCGTAAGTTTACAGTGTAATTAAGTGATAGTAATGACCCCAAATCGAATCTTGAACTTAACCGAAACAAGTACGAATCCCAAATCCGAACTTGACCTACGAAAAGCTTAAAATTGCGACCCCAAATTGCAATCAAAATTTTACTAGTAAACCTACTTAACAAAAAAGCCCGTTCACACGGGCTTTTTTGTTTTTTAGAAATCTCAATCGCTCCGAATCCTGTTATTTACAGTGTAGTTCATCGGAGATATGTTTATTTTAACGAGTTACACCACAAATTAAGACATGTTCACAACAAAAGTTTAACAATTATGGAGTTGCCATCTACATTCGTCTTGTATTTGAAATTTTAGTGTATGTCCCAAAAAATTACTTAATCCAAGGTTTGATTTATTATTTGACTGTATAACCAAGCTTAACGTATCCTACTTAACTAAAAAACGCCCCGATATAGATCGGGGCGTTTTCCATTATATATAACTTAATTTTTTTCTTAGAAAGCGTAGTTCAGACCAAAAAGGTAAAAACTCTGTAAGCTATTGTCAATACTGTCAAAAGTTGGAGATGGAGTTGTTGTACCATTAGCTGCATCCAATGCTTTAGCTACATCAATTGCATTAGCCAAAGTTTCTTGGTTGTTATTTCTTAATCCAAATTCAAAACCTACACCAATACCTTTCCAAAGTGTGTAACCAAAAGAGTTGGTCCACGTCCAGTTAGATAAATCGCTGGTTTTATAACTCTGAAAAGTAGAAAAGTTAGTCTTAAAGTTAATAGCGCCTAATTGCTTAGTATAATCAACTACAATTTTAGCACCTAAAGAAGATTCGTAAGCTGCATCGTTATCTGCAAATACAAAGTTATAGTTCAATGGGTGAATAACAACTACCATATCAGGAATAGGAGTCCAAGTAGCACCAATACCAAAATCCAAATAACCTGGATCATTAAAGTTATTAGCAATAGACGTTCTGTATTCTCCCAAAGCAGAGATAGCAAAATTCTTGTTCAACTTGTAACCGTAAAGAGAGTTGATAGTGAAAACATCTGTAGTGTTACCAAATCCTTCTTCGTCTGCTGGGTTATTTTTGTCATCTAGTTTAACCCATTGCAAATTAACATTAGCAGAGTTTCTCCAGAAGAACTTCTCTCTATCTAAATTAGCAATAGCGTTAATTGTAACTCCAATATTTCCTGCAGAGTTATCTGGCGTTCCTTGTGAATACCAATTGTTGAATTTTGAAAGATTAGCACCAATAGTACCAAAAGCATTTATTTTCCAACCTGGAAAAGCATCAATTTGCCCTTGTAGCGCATCTACTCTACCTTGAATGGCAGCAATAGAATCCTTTTTAGTAGCCTGTTCAGTTTTTAAATCATCTATTGTTTGTGCAAAACTCACCGAAAAGGTAAGTAACGCCAAAGATGTAAGCAGTAATTTTCTCATGGTTATGTGTGTTTATTAATTAGAACCACAAAAGTACTAATTGTCACTTATTTTGAGAATAAAAGTCTACTTTCTTTTATAGAGAGGTACAGAAGAACATGCCTCACCATACATGAGAGATTTTACAACAGGTTGTAACTTTCCTATTATCAATACGTAAGCATTGGGAGGCACTGGTTTATTGCTGCATCCTTTAACAATAACCAGTTTATCTTTTAATCCTGAAACATCTAAATCTTTTAGGGTTTCTGTGTATAAAAGGGTCTCTAATTCCTCTAAAGAGCCTTGAATAAACCTCTTTGCAAAAGGTTGTAGTTTAGTTGCCAATAACATATAGGCCCAACTTGGCACTATGGCGCCTGTGGAACAATGTAAGGCTACATAAGCATCTTGATATTGAGACCAGTCATGTTCTGCAGCTTTCGCTCTAAAATCCTTCTCTTTTAGCAAAAAGCCTTCCAGCAACCATTCTGAAATATCAAAAAGCACACGCTTTCCTGGGAGATAGTAATCCTCCAGGTTAAATGTAATGAGTTTGCTCTGAGCTACTTTATTAACGATTTCTTCTGACATATTTTGTTTTAAAGCAACCCTAATTCTAATTTGGCTTCTTCACTCATAAGATCCTGCGTCCAAGGTGGATCAAAAGTAATTTCAACCTCGGCATCTTTCACTAAATCCAAAGACTTCACCTTTTCTTCTACTTCGGCAGGAA includes:
- a CDS encoding DUF2480 family protein, translated to MSEEIVNKVAQSKLITFNLEDYYLPGKRVLFDISEWLLEGFLLKEKDFRAKAAEHDWSQYQDAYVALHCSTGAIVPSWAYMLLATKLQPFAKRFIQGSLEELETLLYTETLKDLDVSGLKDKLVIVKGCSNKPVPPNAYVLIIGKLQPVVKSLMYGEACSSVPLYKRK
- a CDS encoding DUF3078 domain-containing protein — protein: MRKLLLTSLALLTFSVSFAQTIDDLKTEQATKKDSIAAIQGRVDALQGQIDAFPGWKINAFGTIGANLSKFNNWYSQGTPDNSAGNIGVTINAIANLDREKFFWRNSANVNLQWVKLDDKNNPADEEGFGNTTDVFTINSLYGYKLNKNFAISALGEYRTSIANNFNDPGYLDFGIGATWTPIPDMVVVIHPLNYNFVFADNDAAYESSLGAKIVVDYTKQLGAINFKTNFSTFQSYKTSDLSNWTWTNSFGYTLWKGIGVGFEFGLRNNNQETLANAIDVAKALDAANGTTTPSPTFDSIDNSLQSFYLFGLNYAF
- the hflX gene encoding GTPase HflX; protein product: MLEKKTIDHEKAVLIGIINREQNENKVTEYLDELEFLTYTAGGEVLKRFVQRMDVPNPKTLIGSGKMEEVETFVRANDIGSVIFDDELTPAQQRNIEKILRCKIVDRTSLILDIFAQRAQTSYARTQVELAQYEYLLPRLTGLWTHLERQRGGIGMRGPGETEIETDRRIVRDRISLLKKKLLKIDRQMETQRGNRGALVRVALVGYTNVGKSTLMNVISKSEVFAENKLFATLDTTVRKVVIGNLPFLLSDTVGFIRKLPTQLVESFKSTLDEVREADLLLHVVDISHPQFEEHIESVNKILGEIDSADKNTIMVFNKIDKYEHAEIDDDDLTTERTGRHFTIADWKQTWMQRVGDRALFISALNKENLDEFRKRVYDEVRDIHVTRFPYNNFLYPENLDEY